TATTTCCAAATTGTTCTCATGACTCAAGAATTAATGAATTAAAACTCAATTTTTCAGATAATGAATTATCTTTATTTTTCATCCCGTAAAGAGGTATTTTGCTTTTTTCTTTTACTTCTCCATACTTTTCTGAATTTGTATCAGTATTGATTATTGCTTCTGTTTCCATTGTCATTTGATCTTTATCAGGATTTTTTAAGGTAGCTCATCCGCTATTTGAATTATTTAATTCCTCATTAGCCTTTTCTAAACTACTAACTTTTAGTTTAGTGTTATGTGTTAAGGCAAATTCAAAAGATTTTGAATTTGTGCTATCTTTAGCACCAATGTACAAAATACTCGTTGCAGCTTCTTTACCAATAATTGGATTACCCTCTTCATCGAAATGCCCTCTTGTGGCATTAATGAAGTTCATAATATTATCGAATTCAGAGTTACTAGTTCCGCAAGCGACAACACTAAAACCAGCTGTTGCGGTTAGTCCAATCACCCCTAAAATTGAAAGCATTTTTTTCATAGTTCCTCCTGCAATACATTTATAAATATAATTATATAATATATTATTTGTTGGTGAAGTAAAAACTCCACTTTTGGTAGGAAAAATATATTTTTCATAAGTGTTGATTATTTAGTACATCCTTGGTATTATTAGCAAGTAATGTGAAATATCTTTTCACATATTAATGTTGTTTCCATTGAGAGGTGAAGAGAGATGCGCGAAAAAATTATTTTAAGATGTACAATATGTAAGAACGAAAACTACATCGGTAAAAACGATAAGAAAAAAGAAAAAATTGAAGCTTCAAAATATTGTGCAAATTGTAACAAGCATGAAATTCACAAACAAAAAAAATAGTCTTAAAAGGACTATTTTTTACTATAAAATATTAGCAAAGATTCAAGAGGTTAAGAAAATGAATAAAATGGACATAATCAAAAAATTGCTAGAACAAAACAAAGCTGATGCTATTATTTTACATTCTCCAGAAAATAGATATTGATTTTCACGTTTCCATTCATCGATGGGATATTTGATTATTACTAAAAAACAAAGTTATTTATTCTTAGATGGCCGATATATAACTGCTGCTAAAAACCAAAAAGATTTGCAAAATATTGATCACATTAAACATTTTGGTAAAAGCGTTTGAGAAGAAATGAACAATGTTTTAAAAAATGAAAATATTCAAAACATTGCATTTGAATCTGATTGGATAATTTATAAACAATATTTAGGATTTAAAAATGCGTTTATAAACCAAAAACTAATTCCTGTTGATTGTTCAGGAATGAGAATGGTTAAAGATCAATGAGAAATTGAACAAATTCAAAAAGCTTGCGACATTACTGATCAAGTTTTTCAAACAGTTTTAAAATTTGTAAAACCAGGAATAACTGAAAAAGAACTTGCACGCTTTGTTAGTGATCAATTTTTTGCTTTCGGAGCAGATAAGTTGAGTTTTGATACAATTATTGCTTCAGGAATTAATGGAAGTATGCCACACGCTGTTCCTACTGATAAAAAATTAGCATTAGGAGAGTTGATAACTTTAGATATGGGATGTTTTTACAATGGATATTGTTCAGACCAAACAAGAACTTTTGCGCTTGGAGAAATTAAAGATGCTAAGTTATTAGATATTTACAACACTGTTTTTGAAGCTCAAAGTTTGGGGATATCTTTAGTAAAAGCTGGTCAAAACGCTGGTTTCATTCACAATGAAGTTGCTAAATTTATTGCTCAAAAAGGTTATGAAGGTTATTTCGATCATGGTTTAGGTCACGGTATTGGTGTAGAAATTCATGAAGAACCTTATGAAAACGCTATTTCAAAATCAATTTTAACTAAAAATATGACAATTACTGTAGAGCCAGGAATTTACATTCCTGGAGTTGGTGGTGTAAGAATCGAAGATGATATTTTGGTAACTGAAAACGGTTATGAAATGTTGACTTCTTCACCAAGGAAACTGATTATTGTCAAATAATAATTAACCTACTTTTGCGGTAGGTTTTTTTATCTAAAATTGGTAAAATATTTTTGATACAAAAGGAGAATCTATGACTAAAATTAAAGTAAATGAAACTCTCCATTCTAAAAAATTTTTAAATGATTTAACAATTAGATTAATTAGTACTTCTGTAATGTTGCTATTGTTAATAACATACGTTGGTTTATCAATTCTTTATACAGAAGGTATTAGACATAATTTACAAATTAATGTTGCTGTCCCTCATTACATCTTTGTTGTTGCTTCAATGGCATTATTAACATCTATGGTGTATGAATTAATTAGAGCGATAGGAATTAAGGAATGATATGTAGTTATTCCAATAATTGGTATGGCATTAATTTTATTTTATTTTCCTATTTCAGGTGATTTAGATCTTTTAATTTACAAAGATTTAAAAGTGAATGAATGATATAAATGATGACAATCTTTAATTCTTGTTATATTAATTGCTTTGTCAACAATTGTTTTTACTAAATTTTCTAAAGCTGAATTTTCATATCGTAAAAGTTTAATATTGACAGTAGTTATGCTCTTAGTAGTTTTTGGGATGAAGGGATTTAATTATATTTCACTTTCAATGAATGGTGATATTCCCAAATACTCTTTCTCAACAGTTATTTGAATTTGAATAGTAATTATTTTAACTGATTCTTTCGCTTACTTAGGAGGAACAATGTTTGGAAAAACCAAGTTAGCTCCAAGCATCAGTCCTAAAAAATCAGTTGAAGGTGCAGTAATAGGTTCTATTGTTGCTCTGATTATAGGTTCTTTGATAGCAATACTGCCCTTTTATTTAACTGATAATGCTGCTTATGGTCCTTTTTCTGTACCGTTTTATAATTTAAAAACAAATATTGGTGATTGAATTCCCGGAATTTTCTTGTTCTTATTAACTTTTGTTATTAGTATTTTGGCTCATGTTGGAGATTTATTTTTTAGTGCAATTAAGCGTTATGTAAATATTAAAGATTACTCTAAACTAATTCCTGGACATGGTGGAGTTCTGGATCGTTTAGACTCATTTGTTTTTGTCTTTTTCTTTATGTTTTTAATAACAATGTTTATTAAGTAGAAGTGGAGCTTTATGAAAAAAGAAATAAAAAATATATTTCAAAATTTTAATATCCAAATTGATGAGGAAGATTTGGTTTTTTTTGATGACATGGAAATTGTTGATGAATTAATAGTTTCTCAAGAAAAAAGAAAATGTTATTTAAAATTGGCCACACCAAATTTTTTACCAATTAGATTTATAAAAATTTTGAACGAAGGTTTTGCGAATAATCAAAATTTAAAAACTAAAATAACAATTGATGTTAAATATCAAATGTTAGATGAAGAATTAGTTCATGACTACATAGATTTTATTAAAAAATTTAAATCGCAAAAAAAAGGTGGGGCCTGAAATTTTATTGATAATACTAAAATACATTTAAGTATTGATGAAGGAATAATCAAACTAAATGTTGATTCTAATTCTCAAAAAAATGATTTAGAAAAAGAGTTAAGTTATTTGAAAGCAAAAATGCAACAATATGGTTTTAAAAATTTACAATACACAGTTGATGTTATTGATAGCGGCGAAGATGAATTGTTCAAAAAAGAACTGCATTATCAACAACTATTAGAACAACAAGTTGCAATTAATAGTAAAACTGAATTGCAAGTGCAAGAAAAAAGAACTTCTTACACCCCACATCCAAACAATAATTTTAGAAGAACAACAAAAATGGATGAACCTTCTTATGAAAAATTAATAGATATTGAAGATGATGCTCAAAATATTGTTATTCATGCAATGATTATGAATTTAGAAGTTAAAAATTCTAAAACAGGAAGAAAAATTTATTCTTTTGCAGTTACTGATAATACTTCTTCTATTAAAGCTACTTATTTTGGTAAAGATCAAGGTATGTGTTTGTTAGACCCTTTGACAGAAGACGAAAAAAATGCTGATAATGCTAAAGAAATGTTTGAAGAAAGAATTAAAGTTGGTGATTGAATCGCTTTAAAAGGAAAAACAGGTTTTAACCAATATGAAGGTGAAACCACTTTTACTGTTGATAGTTTTCAAAAAATCGAACGCAAGATTGCAACTAGAGAAGATCATGCACCTATTAAAAGAGTTGAATTGCATAATCATACCAAAATGTCTGTTATGGATGGAGTTAGTCATGTTAAAGACTATATTAAAAGAGCAGATTCTTGAAACTGAAATGCAATTGCAATAACTGATCATACTAATGTTCAATCTTTTCCTGATGCTTTTTTAGCTATTAAAGAAGTTAATAAAAAACGTAAAGAAAAAGATCAAAATCCTTTAAAGTTAATCTATGGTTGTGAATTAACAATGCTTCTTGATGAACTTTGATATGTAAAAAACCCCAAAGGCAAAAAATTACGTGAATCGAAATTTGTAATTTTCGACTTAGAAACAACGGGATTATCACCAGAATTTGATGAAATTATTGAATTTGGAGCTGTAATTTATGATTACAAAACCGGAAATAGAGTTAGAAAAGATATTTTAATAAAACCTAAAACTGTTTTAAAGACTTTCACAAAAGAATTAACTCATATTAGCGATGAAATGTTGGAAGATAAACCAGGCATAGAAATTGCTTTTAAAGAAATTTATGAAATTATTAAAGATGCTATCTTAGTTGCTCACAATGCTAATTTTGACTTTAATTTTTTACAATCGTTTGCTAAAAAATTAGGTTACCCCGAGCTAACAAATACAGTAGTTGACACACTGTCAATTGCTCGTGCAATGTATCCAAAATTAAAAAACTTTAGATTAGGAACTGTTGCTAAAAAAACGGGAATTATTTATGATGAGAAAATTGCTCACCGTGCTGATTATGATGCGGATATTTTAACTGACGTTTATGAACATATGTGACATGATGCTAAAATGAATATAGAATTAAATACTGATGAAGATTGAAATAAAGTTCATGTTGAAAACAAAGCTGAAAACATGAATTTCGTAAGAACAAGAGGATTTCACACAACCGTTATAGCTAAAAACCAAATAGGTTTGAAAGATTTATATAAAATAATTTCTCATACACACACAGAATCGATGTTAGGTAGTCCAAAAATATTTCAAAGTAAATTAACTGAGTTCAGAAATAACGATAATATTCTTATCGGCACATCTTGTGTTAATGGTGAAATTTTTGATTTAGCAAGAACTAATACATATGACGTATTGAAAGAAAAAATTAAGTTTTATGATTATGTGGAAATTCAACCGCTAAGTGTTTTTAAAAATTTATTACAAAATGATACATTAGATGAATTTGAACTTAAACGTACAATCAAAATTATTATTAAAGCAGCTAAGGAAAACAACAAATTAATTGTAGCTTCTAGTGATGCTCATTATGTTGATCCTGAATTAAAATTAATTCGTGAAATTTATATAAATGCTAAAGGTCTGGGGGGAGAAAATCACCCTTTATTCGACTTTAAAAATCGTGTTAAAGACTTTCCAGAACAACATTTAAGAACAACATCAGAAATGCTTGAAGAATTTTCGTGACTAGAAGATGAAGAATTCGTTAATGAAATAGTGATTAAAAATAGTAATTTAATTGCTGAAATGGTTGATAATGATATTCAAGCCCTTAAAACTGGTACTTATGACCCTAAAATTGATAATGTTAATGAATTATTAAGAAATAAATGTTATGAAAAAGCACATCAATTATATGGTGAATCTTTACCTAAGATTGTTTTTGATCGTCTTGAAAGAGAACTTAATTCAATAACTAAACATGGATTTGGAGTTATTTATTGAATTTCTCATAAATTAGTTGAAAAATCATTAACTGATGGTTATTTAGTAGGTTCCCGTGGTTCAGTCGGTTCTTCATTTGTTGCAACTATGTCAAGCATCACTGAGGTTAATCCTCTTAAAGCCCATTATTTATGCCCTAATTGCAAATTTTCAGATTTTGATACTGATCCACAATTTCGATGTGGCTATGATTTACCAAAAAGAAAATGTCCAGAATGTGATAACCCTTTAATTGGTGAAGGTCATGATATTCCTTTTGAAACTTTTTTAGGTTTTGATGGGGATAAAGTTCCAGATATCGATCTAAATTTTTCAGGAGAATACCAACCAATCGCGCACAATTTTACTAAACAAATGTTTGGGCAAAATAATGCGTTTAGAGCAGGAACAATTAGTACCGTTGCTAATAAAACAGCTTTTGGATATGTTAGAGGATATTTTGAATCTCATTTTGACTATGGTAATCAACCAAGGAAAGTCGAAATTGAAAGAATTGCTGGTTTGGCTGAAGGAGTTAAAAGAACAACTGGTCAGCACCCAGGGGGAATTATTATTCTACCTCAAGAATTTGAAATTGAAGATTTTACTCCAGTTAATTACCCAGCTGATAAACCTGATAGTACATGAAAAACCACCCATTTTGATTTTTCGTCAATTCACGATAACTTACTTAAAATGGATATTTTAGGACATGTAGATCCTACCGCTTTAAAAATGTTAAAAGATTTAACAGGAGTAGATCCAATTACAATCCCAACCAATGATGAAAAAGTTTATTCTTTATTTGGTGGATTAGATGTTTTGGGAATTAAACCTGAAGATATAAACAATGAAACAACAGGGGCTTTAGGTATTCCTGAATTTGGGACTCAATTTGTTAGATCTATGTTAAAAGAAACTAAGCCAAAAACATTTGCAGATTTAGTTCAAATTTCTGGTCTTTCGCATGGGACTGATGTATGAATCAACAATGCACAAACATTAATTTCACAAAACCTTGCATCAATTTCTACTGTCATCGGATGTAGAGATGATATTATGGTTTATTTAATGAATATGGGACTAGAACCTGGTGATGCTTTTGCGATTATGGAATCAGTGCGTAAAGGTAAAGGTTTAAAAAATAATTGAATTAATCTTATGAAATCAAAAAATGTTCCTGATTGATATATTGATTCATGTTTAAAAATTAAATATATGTTTCCCAAAGCACATGCTACTGCTTACGTACTTATGGCTTATCGTGTAGCTTGATATAAAGTACATTATCCAATTGAATACTACACAACATACTTTACTACTAGATCTGATTTTTTTGACTTGGAAGTAACTTTAAAAGGTTATGATGCAATTTTGCAAAAATTAAATGAACATCAAACTAAAGTGAATCAAAAAATTGCTACAGCCAAAGAAATTGGGTTAATGACAACTTATGAAGTACAATTAGAAATGTTGTCAAGAGGAATAAAGATTAAAAATATCGATTTTAACAAATCGCTTGGAAATAAATTTTTAATTGAAATAGATGGAAAAACAGGGCAAAAAGTTATTTATCCTCCTTTTGTTGTAATTGATTCATTAGGTGAAGCCGGTCAACAATCAATTATTAACGCAAGAAGTGTTAAGCAATTTTCTTCGCTTTCGGATTTGAAAACTCGTACTCAAGTTACTCAAACTCAATTAAAAACTTTTGAAAATTTAGGAATTACTGATTCTTTATCTAATGATGAACAGTTAACATTTGAATTTTAACAAGCTGAATTCATTAATTTCATTTATTGATTTATTTTTATTAGGTGTAGAATATATCCAAGAACAAACTTAGGATTTGTTCTAAGAAGAGGTATTTTATGAATAATCAAAAAAACAGTTATGTTTTTGAATTGGTAAGAAATAGACGTGCAACCAAAAGAATGAAATCTGGTTTCACTATAACAGATGAGCAACTAAGATTGATCACTGAATCGATTCGTTGAACATCAATGAGTTACGGAGTATGATGTTATCGTATTATTGTAGTTCCTAGAGGACAATTAAGAGATGAATTAGCTCCAGTTTGATATAATCAACCATCATTTATTAATTCATCACACGTTATTATTTTTTTACACGACAAAGAAAATAAAATCAGAAATAAAACAATGAATAATTCGTTTAACAAAGCAATACCAGATTCAGCAATCGAAATTAGAGATGTTATGAAAAATGCTGTTTTAAATAACTGAGCAACCAATAATGTTAACCCTGATGAATGATCAGCTAAACAAACTTATATCGCTTTAGGGACAGCAATGATTGCAGTAGCAGATTTAGGTTTAGATTCATCTCCTTATGAAGGTTTTGATCGTAACGCAGTTGAGGCTATTTTAGAAAAACACAATCTAATAAACCGTCAAGAAGAAAGTGTATCTGTTGCAATTGGAATTGGTAAAGCTGACCTAGATGACAACATGGTTCATTTCTTTGAAAAAGAAAGAATGGATGAGGACAAATTCACAACAATTATTAAAAAATAATAGCTTATTTTTAAGGTAGAATAATATTTAGCGGATTAATTTGAATATCTGCTAAATATTTTTTATTTAAGGGAGAATTATTATGTCAAAAAATATTAACGAACTAATGGTATTAAGAAGCTCGGCTAGAGCATTCGCAAAAGAGTTGATTATAAATAAGCAAGATGTTATGGACTTAATTGAAGCAGCAAGAATGGCCCCAACATCATATGGATTACAAAATTTCAAAATTATTCATTTGCCACAATCAGAATTTAGAGAGTCATTAAACTCACTTTTTTATAACCAACTTAATTTTATTACAGCATCAGATTATTTTTTATTTGTTGCTGATAGCGGAACAAAAATTTTAAATGAAACAATTGAGAAATCTGTTGGTGATATTATGGGTGATGTTACAAGTGAAAAATCTTTAAATTTTATTAATAATATTAAAAATAGTTATGAAGTAAGATTTGGTGATAATGAACGTCTGGCTAATGAATGATCTTCAAAATCAGCATACATTGCCTCAGGAATAGTAACTGTTGCTGCAGCTGAAAAAGACATTGATACTTGTATCATGGAAGGATTTGATGGTAAAAAACTAAATGAATTATTTTGAGAAAAAAATTTAATTCAAAAAGATGAATTTATTTGTTTAGGTATGGCCCTAGGAAAAATATTTGAAGAAACTAAAAATAAAAATCATGCTAAAAAAATTAGAAAAAAATTAGTTGACTTTTATAAAGAAGTTAAATAAATTGTAAAAATCCAACATTAGATCAATGTTTGGATTTTTTTATATTGTTTTTTAATATATTTTTGTATTTGTGTTATTTTTTACACTATACTTTAAAAAAAATTTGAATTAAATTTTCCAAAATTATTTTTTTTGTCGGAAAATTAGACAAATAATTTATTCTCAAAATTATACTTTTATTGTTAAAAGGGAATAATTAAATTAGGAAAGGAATAAAAAAATGAAAGAAATACAAAAAGAGTTAAACAAAAATCTAAGTCATAAACAGCAAATGAAGTTATTTTTCTTAAATAACTTTAATGGTAAAGTTATGATGCGCAGAAGTCAAAAATTTGGTGGATGATTAAGTGCGATGATTATGCCAATCATTGGTGTAATTATTGGTTGAGGTTTATTGACTGCATTCTTTATTCCAACTGGATGAACACCAGTTGCACAAATAAATGATTATGTAGTAGGACCGATGATTGCTTATCTAATTCCTATTTTAATAGGTTTCCATGCTGGAAAAATTGTTCACGGTAATCGTGGAGGAATTATGGCAGCCTTTGTTGTTTTCGGAGTAATAGCCGGAAACAAATATAACCCAGGTTGATGAGATGGTGCAGCTGCATCACCACAATTTTTAGGAGCAATGATCGTAGGACCGATTGCTGCTGGAGTTTTAAAAGGTTTTGATAAACTTATTGAAGGTAAAATTAGACAAGGTTTTGAAATGCTAGTAAACAACTTTTCAATGGGTATTATTGGAGCTGCTTTAGCATTAGGGGCTTTTTATGGAATGCCATGAGTTATTAACGGTATTTCATATTTATTTATGTTAATTGTGGGAGGACTTGTAAATAATAATATTATTTTCCTAGCCGCAATAATTGTTGAACCTGCAAAAATCTTATTCTTAAATAATGCTATTAATCATGGAATTTTTACGACTTTAGGAATTCCAGAAGCAGCTGAAGCAGGAAAATCAATCTTATTCTTATTAGAAGCTAACCCAGGAACAGGATTGGGAATGATGTTAGCAATTATGATTTTTGATAAAAAATTAAGAGGACAAGCGGGGGGGGCTTCAATTATTCAATTCTTTGGAGGAATTCATGAAGTTTACTTCCCATTCGCATTAATGAGACCTGCATTTATAATTGCCTTAATTGGTGGAGGTCTTGTTGGAGATGCTGTCTTCCAAATTGCTGGAGCCGGACTTGTTGCCCCAGCTAGCCCAGGATCAATCATTGCCATTTTCGCAGTAGCAGGTGCCAATGGTGCTGGAAACTATGCTGCAATTGCTGGAGGTATCGCTGCTTCTTGTGTTACTTCATTAATTATTACTTCATTAATTTTTATTATTAACAGAAAAAAATATGCAAAACAAAATCAAGAAAGTTTAAACGTAGCTAAATTACAAACGGTTAAATTAAAAGGAAAAGAATCAAAAGTAATTAAAACTGATACTGTAAAAAATGAAATCAACGAAATGCCAAAACTTATTATTTTTGCTTGTGAAGCAGGAATGGGAAGTTCAGCTATGGGAGCAGGTTTATTACGAAAGAAAATTAAAGCTGCAGGATTAGATATTGAAGTTAAAAATTATCCAATTAAGGAATTACCTACAAATGCTGAATTTGTCATTACTCAAGAAACATTAACAAATTTAGCCAAACAAAAAGTGCCAAACGCAATTCATAGAAGTATTAGTAATTTCTTAGATAATGAGTTTTATGAAAATATTATTGTAGAATTAAAGAAAAAAGTTAAGTAAATTAAATATCAAATAAATATGGGGTAACTTAAATATGCTAACTAACGAAAGAAATGTACAAATTTTATATTT
The sequence above is drawn from the Williamsoniiplasma somnilux genome and encodes:
- a CDS encoding lipoprotein, whose product is MKKMLSILGVIGLTATAGFSVVACGTSNSEFDNIMNFINATRGHFDEEGNPIIGKEAATSILYIGAKDSTNSKSFEFALTHNTKLKVSSLEKANEELNNSNSGWATLKNPDKDQMTMETEAIINTDTNSEKYGEVKEKSKIPLYGMKNKDNSLSEKLSFNSLILESWEQFGNSNTFSKLINDYLKTDILVQYQSLNNTSVGPTGQNAKTAMEEIIKKIEEQFKKGPLFLIFTNGHFTGLVNGWKDYYKTTEPINKELLNEQINDWENNISEIIKSGYKGEKIISKDFNNTNSFSGVDTDSKWDDDLPPLKLKETTYKFNISKKYAA
- the rpmG gene encoding 50S ribosomal protein L33, coding for MREKIILRCTICKNENYIGKNDKKKEKIEASKYCANCNKHEIHKQKK
- a CDS encoding M24 family metallopeptidase, with the translated sequence MNKMDIIKKLLEQNKADAIILHSPENRYWFSRFHSSMGYLIITKKQSYLFLDGRYITAAKNQKDLQNIDHIKHFGKSVWEEMNNVLKNENIQNIAFESDWIIYKQYLGFKNAFINQKLIPVDCSGMRMVKDQWEIEQIQKACDITDQVFQTVLKFVKPGITEKELARFVSDQFFAFGADKLSFDTIIASGINGSMPHAVPTDKKLALGELITLDMGCFYNGYCSDQTRTFALGEIKDAKLLDIYNTVFEAQSLGISLVKAGQNAGFIHNEVAKFIAQKGYEGYFDHGLGHGIGVEIHEEPYENAISKSILTKNMTITVEPGIYIPGVGGVRIEDDILVTENGYEMLTSSPRKLIIVK
- a CDS encoding phosphatidate cytidylyltransferase, giving the protein MTKIKVNETLHSKKFLNDLTIRLISTSVMLLLLITYVGLSILYTEGIRHNLQINVAVPHYIFVVASMALLTSMVYELIRAIGIKEWYVVIPIIGMALILFYFPISGDLDLLIYKDLKVNEWYKWWQSLILVILIALSTIVFTKFSKAEFSYRKSLILTVVMLLVVFGMKGFNYISLSMNGDIPKYSFSTVIWIWIVIILTDSFAYLGGTMFGKTKLAPSISPKKSVEGAVIGSIVALIIGSLIAILPFYLTDNAAYGPFSVPFYNLKTNIGDWIPGIFLFLLTFVISILAHVGDLFFSAIKRYVNIKDYSKLIPGHGGVLDRLDSFVFVFFFMFLITMFIK
- a CDS encoding PolC-type DNA polymerase III translates to MKKEIKNIFQNFNIQIDEEDLVFFDDMEIVDELIVSQEKRKCYLKLATPNFLPIRFIKILNEGFANNQNLKTKITIDVKYQMLDEELVHDYIDFIKKFKSQKKGGAWNFIDNTKIHLSIDEGIIKLNVDSNSQKNDLEKELSYLKAKMQQYGFKNLQYTVDVIDSGEDELFKKELHYQQLLEQQVAINSKTELQVQEKRTSYTPHPNNNFRRTTKMDEPSYEKLIDIEDDAQNIVIHAMIMNLEVKNSKTGRKIYSFAVTDNTSSIKATYFGKDQGMCLLDPLTEDEKNADNAKEMFEERIKVGDWIALKGKTGFNQYEGETTFTVDSFQKIERKIATREDHAPIKRVELHNHTKMSVMDGVSHVKDYIKRADSWNWNAIAITDHTNVQSFPDAFLAIKEVNKKRKEKDQNPLKLIYGCELTMLLDELWYVKNPKGKKLRESKFVIFDLETTGLSPEFDEIIEFGAVIYDYKTGNRVRKDILIKPKTVLKTFTKELTHISDEMLEDKPGIEIAFKEIYEIIKDAILVAHNANFDFNFLQSFAKKLGYPELTNTVVDTLSIARAMYPKLKNFRLGTVAKKTGIIYDEKIAHRADYDADILTDVYEHMWHDAKMNIELNTDEDWNKVHVENKAENMNFVRTRGFHTTVIAKNQIGLKDLYKIISHTHTESMLGSPKIFQSKLTEFRNNDNILIGTSCVNGEIFDLARTNTYDVLKEKIKFYDYVEIQPLSVFKNLLQNDTLDEFELKRTIKIIIKAAKENNKLIVASSDAHYVDPELKLIREIYINAKGLGGENHPLFDFKNRVKDFPEQHLRTTSEMLEEFSWLEDEEFVNEIVIKNSNLIAEMVDNDIQALKTGTYDPKIDNVNELLRNKCYEKAHQLYGESLPKIVFDRLERELNSITKHGFGVIYWISHKLVEKSLTDGYLVGSRGSVGSSFVATMSSITEVNPLKAHYLCPNCKFSDFDTDPQFRCGYDLPKRKCPECDNPLIGEGHDIPFETFLGFDGDKVPDIDLNFSGEYQPIAHNFTKQMFGQNNAFRAGTISTVANKTAFGYVRGYFESHFDYGNQPRKVEIERIAGLAEGVKRTTGQHPGGIIILPQEFEIEDFTPVNYPADKPDSTWKTTHFDFSSIHDNLLKMDILGHVDPTALKMLKDLTGVDPITIPTNDEKVYSLFGGLDVLGIKPEDINNETTGALGIPEFGTQFVRSMLKETKPKTFADLVQISGLSHGTDVWINNAQTLISQNLASISTVIGCRDDIMVYLMNMGLEPGDAFAIMESVRKGKGLKNNWINLMKSKNVPDWYIDSCLKIKYMFPKAHATAYVLMAYRVAWYKVHYPIEYYTTYFTTRSDFFDLEVTLKGYDAILQKLNEHQTKVNQKIATAKEIGLMTTYEVQLEMLSRGIKIKNIDFNKSLGNKFLIEIDGKTGQKVIYPPFVVIDSLGEAGQQSIINARSVKQFSSLSDLKTRTQVTQTQLKTFENLGITDSLSNDEQLTFEF
- a CDS encoding nitroreductase family protein translates to MNNQKNSYVFELVRNRRATKRMKSGFTITDEQLRLITESIRWTSMSYGVWCYRIIVVPRGQLRDELAPVWYNQPSFINSSHVIIFLHDKENKIRNKTMNNSFNKAIPDSAIEIRDVMKNAVLNNWATNNVNPDEWSAKQTYIALGTAMIAVADLGLDSSPYEGFDRNAVEAILEKHNLINRQEESVSVAIGIGKADLDDNMVHFFEKERMDEDKFTTIIKK
- a CDS encoding nitroreductase family protein — translated: MSKNINELMVLRSSARAFAKELIINKQDVMDLIEAARMAPTSYGLQNFKIIHLPQSEFRESLNSLFYNQLNFITASDYFLFVADSGTKILNETIEKSVGDIMGDVTSEKSLNFINNIKNSYEVRFGDNERLANEWSSKSAYIASGIVTVAAAEKDIDTCIMEGFDGKKLNELFWEKNLIQKDEFICLGMALGKIFEETKNKNHAKKIRKKLVDFYKEVK
- a CDS encoding PTS mannitol transporter subunit IICB, encoding MKEIQKELNKNLSHKQQMKLFFLNNFNGKVMMRRSQKFGGWLSAMIMPIIGVIIGWGLLTAFFIPTGWTPVAQINDYVVGPMIAYLIPILIGFHAGKIVHGNRGGIMAAFVVFGVIAGNKYNPGWWDGAAASPQFLGAMIVGPIAAGVLKGFDKLIEGKIRQGFEMLVNNFSMGIIGAALALGAFYGMPWVINGISYLFMLIVGGLVNNNIIFLAAIIVEPAKILFLNNAINHGIFTTLGIPEAAEAGKSILFLLEANPGTGLGMMLAIMIFDKKLRGQAGGASIIQFFGGIHEVYFPFALMRPAFIIALIGGGLVGDAVFQIAGAGLVAPASPGSIIAIFAVAGANGAGNYAAIAGGIAASCVTSLIITSLIFIINRKKYAKQNQESLNVAKLQTVKLKGKESKVIKTDTVKNEINEMPKLIIFACEAGMGSSAMGAGLLRKKIKAAGLDIEVKNYPIKELPTNAEFVITQETLTNLAKQKVPNAIHRSISNFLDNEFYENIIVELKKKVK